The following coding sequences are from one Parabacteroides pacaensis window:
- a CDS encoding transposase family protein: protein MPKKKPKGRELTSEEKLEDKRISRIRIKVEHAIGRVKKGCIVKERFIY, encoded by the coding sequence ATGCCCAAAAAGAAACCTAAAGGGAGAGAACTTACTTCTGAGGAAAAACTGGAGGATAAGAGAATTTCAAGAATCAGGATAAAAGTAGAACATGCCATCGGAAGGGTGAAAAAAGGTTGTATTGTAAAAGAACGATTTATATATTAG
- a CDS encoding class I SAM-dependent methyltransferase, with translation MKNIYPDFDDFFTHRYLISLGQEGIESEKRIFAIIRRKIKKLSKEKRTLLDLGCGEGRLIFEFEDLFEKIYAVEKDSTRLNYFTSLISKPLFKKVSLINDSFFNSESIVNIKQVDVIFLSHVIQHISYMDIINILDNCMEKILPGGYLFVLTSCTRKPIDIYTKVTNKDNDSISYEISRLEYEDVVKHNRDLPVHYFSYANIKNIIKQYNYSSLSFFKYHDHISTFSYTPFGYESNENEDLLICCKK, from the coding sequence ATGAAAAATATATATCCAGATTTTGATGATTTCTTTACTCATCGATATTTAATCTCTTTAGGACAGGAAGGGATAGAAAGCGAGAAACGAATTTTTGCTATTATTCGGAGAAAAATCAAGAAATTATCTAAAGAAAAACGAACTTTGTTAGATCTAGGATGTGGAGAAGGTAGATTAATATTTGAATTCGAAGATTTATTTGAAAAAATATATGCTGTAGAGAAAGATTCTACAAGATTAAATTATTTTACTTCTCTAATATCTAAACCATTATTTAAGAAAGTAAGTCTTATAAATGACTCTTTTTTTAATTCAGAAAGTATAGTTAATATAAAACAAGTTGATGTGATTTTTTTAAGTCATGTAATACAGCATATTAGTTATATGGATATTATTAATATACTTGACAATTGCATGGAGAAAATTTTACCTGGAGGGTATTTGTTTGTATTGACATCTTGTACGAGAAAACCGATTGATATATATACAAAAGTAACAAATAAAGATAATGATTCTATCAGTTATGAGATTTCCCGTTTAGAATATGAAGATGTTGTGAAACATAATAGAGATTTGCCTGTGCATTATTTTTCTTATGCAAATATTAAAAATATTATTAAGCAATATAATTACTCGTCTTTGTCCTTTTTTAAGTACCATGATCATATTTCAACTTTTAGTTATACCCCATTTGGATACGAAAGCAATGAAAATGAAGATTTATTAATTTGTTGTAAAAAATAG
- a CDS encoding LuxR C-terminal-related transcriptional regulator translates to MITNKITPKELWAKQQISSLDVDYDFWNERRASIEEFSQMSHSCIFTVDVFKERYDFASNNFAHIFGYNPIWIKTIRKQGDLLEERIHPDDRAQLIEYQIEHGQFIYSLPPEKRNDYQQIFQIRMLNVQQKYVNVISHHQVIQKDKNGKAWIIMGVMDLAPDQTPTDRIKRTVINRKTGEILGPVVVLAEQQLTKREKEILTLIRQGFLSKEIAYKLNLSIYTVNNHRKNILAKLNVGNIIEAINKAESSGILY, encoded by the coding sequence ATGATTACCAACAAGATAACACCTAAAGAACTATGGGCAAAACAACAAATCAGCTCTCTTGATGTGGACTATGATTTTTGGAATGAGCGTAGAGCTTCCATAGAGGAATTTTCGCAAATGAGCCACAGCTGCATCTTTACAGTAGATGTATTTAAAGAGAGATACGATTTTGCTTCTAATAATTTCGCACATATCTTCGGATATAATCCCATATGGATAAAGACGATTAGAAAGCAGGGGGATTTATTAGAAGAACGGATTCACCCTGATGATAGAGCTCAACTGATAGAATACCAGATTGAGCACGGACAGTTTATTTATTCACTTCCACCGGAAAAAAGAAATGATTATCAGCAAATATTTCAAATTCGTATGCTAAATGTTCAGCAGAAATATGTGAATGTCATCAGCCATCACCAAGTAATTCAGAAAGACAAGAACGGAAAGGCGTGGATAATAATGGGAGTAATGGATCTTGCACCTGACCAAACACCTACCGATAGAATCAAACGGACAGTTATCAATAGAAAGACCGGAGAAATACTTGGACCAGTAGTTGTTTTAGCGGAGCAGCAACTGACGAAACGTGAAAAAGAGATACTGACATTAATCCGGCAAGGCTTTTTGAGCAAAGAGATTGCCTATAAACTGAATCTTAGTATCTACACGGTAAACAATCATCGAAAGAATATACTGGCGAAGCTAAATGTCGGTAATATAATCGAAGCGATCAACAAAGCAGAAAGTTCCGGCATCCTTTATTAA
- a CDS encoding protein kinase domain-containing protein translates to MDKIIFCEGRYEVFQKIRGRNNNIYLAFDKEDQRAVAIKPIKNRDNDLLSKLEQETRIWVDINFIPYIVTLLSVEKINEAPALVMEWVSNEYGGKSDLKTWAEQHKQYQFNEVLKFALQFCFAMTKCIQKHPGFTHRDIKPENILVDSGSNLKICDISISNGTEGYVAPEIKEGNRFSELTDIYSFGKTFMSLFNERLSGDVAYIHEAKAIIVKCCNNNPTLRCSTFQDIYVQLQSICYRCQGEYFFPQTEVSQTMEHAIQKSLALAQLEYHQQALDTLIEATQHIIIDGYQIKTLYHSPSVIFNIANAHYNLEEYKPALEYINMALDIAQNEYRLWDLKAHILYFDKEGNHPLEEMMACIEKALQLCPEDITVYQLKSRILLDTSRFEDSIRVLDEILHIEPRNKEAIRRMAINYRYLGMWDKAIASYNKLLLINPDDRKTIIKDIVACHIENNNLEAAQNTLTPLYKENPNDYSVSWLQANIWFRVGNREDAYIELYKDKILLETEIAFNARNDTALEILSMVCSLLFDFPAARKYIEKACFVKNTTVRSEKRIEMYNMCKFADEIDQLFVACHQCIKENATEEFNEIFSFLEKNIRYAETHDSDSLTIQYLLMNSYFYSTCIYFQREQYVEALSAIEKAQKIFPVQPFYVVNKAKLLYLNNCYKEALSCIEYGNRVDRCMSCYNDLEQLKQQIIYEHPELNE, encoded by the coding sequence ATGGATAAAATAATATTTTGCGAAGGACGTTATGAGGTCTTTCAGAAGATCAGGGGACGTAATAATAATATATATTTAGCTTTTGACAAAGAAGATCAGAGAGCTGTTGCCATAAAGCCAATAAAAAACCGAGACAATGACTTATTGTCAAAATTAGAACAGGAAACTCGAATATGGGTCGATATAAATTTTATTCCCTATATAGTTACTCTTCTGTCAGTTGAAAAAATAAATGAGGCGCCTGCCCTTGTGATGGAATGGGTAAGTAACGAATACGGGGGAAAAAGCGATTTGAAAACATGGGCAGAACAGCATAAACAATATCAATTTAACGAGGTGCTGAAATTTGCCTTGCAATTTTGTTTTGCCATGACGAAATGTATTCAAAAACATCCGGGTTTCACACACAGGGACATCAAACCGGAAAATATTTTGGTGGACTCTGGCAGTAACCTGAAAATTTGTGATATTAGTATATCCAATGGTACGGAAGGATATGTAGCTCCGGAAATAAAAGAAGGAAACAGATTTTCAGAATTGACGGATATCTACAGTTTTGGAAAAACATTCATGTCCCTGTTTAATGAACGTTTGTCGGGAGATGTCGCTTACATTCATGAAGCAAAGGCTATTATTGTGAAATGCTGCAATAACAATCCTACCCTCAGATGTAGTACATTTCAGGATATTTATGTGCAATTGCAATCCATCTGTTACAGGTGTCAGGGAGAGTATTTCTTCCCCCAGACGGAGGTATCGCAAACAATGGAGCATGCCATTCAGAAATCTTTGGCATTGGCACAATTGGAATATCATCAGCAAGCACTCGACACTCTAATAGAGGCTACCCAGCACATTATTATTGATGGCTATCAGATAAAAACATTATATCATTCTCCCAGTGTCATATTTAATATAGCTAATGCGCATTACAACTTGGAGGAGTATAAGCCGGCTTTAGAGTACATCAATATGGCTTTGGACATTGCCCAGAATGAATATCGGTTGTGGGATTTAAAAGCCCACATACTCTATTTTGACAAAGAAGGAAATCATCCTTTAGAGGAGATGATGGCATGTATAGAAAAAGCATTGCAATTATGCCCTGAAGATATCACGGTTTATCAATTGAAATCCAGAATATTGTTGGATACTAGTCGGTTTGAGGATTCCATCCGGGTTCTTGATGAAATATTGCATATTGAACCCAGAAACAAAGAAGCTATCCGAAGAATGGCAATTAATTACAGGTATTTGGGAATGTGGGACAAAGCGATTGCTTCGTATAATAAGCTTTTGCTGATAAACCCAGATGACAGGAAAACGATAATTAAGGATATTGTGGCATGCCACATTGAAAACAACAACCTGGAGGCAGCACAAAACACCCTGACTCCGCTTTATAAAGAGAATCCTAATGATTATTCAGTTTCGTGGCTGCAGGCAAATATCTGGTTCAGAGTAGGGAACCGGGAGGATGCATATATTGAATTATATAAAGATAAAATATTGCTTGAAACAGAAATCGCATTCAATGCCCGGAATGATACAGCCCTTGAAATACTCTCCATGGTATGTTCCTTACTCTTTGACTTTCCGGCTGCAAGGAAATATATTGAAAAGGCTTGCTTTGTCAAGAATACTACAGTACGTAGTGAAAAGCGGATAGAAATGTATAATATGTGCAAGTTTGCAGATGAAATTGACCAACTTTTTGTTGCTTGCCATCAGTGTATAAAAGAAAATGCAACGGAAGAATTTAATGAAATATTTTCATTTCTGGAAAAAAACATCAGGTATGCGGAAACACATGACTCGGATAGCCTAACAATTCAATATCTGTTAATGAATTCCTATTTTTATTCCACCTGTATTTATTTTCAAAGGGAACAATATGTGGAAGCCCTTTCCGCAATAGAAAAAGCACAGAAAATATTTCCGGTACAGCCTTTTTATGTGGTAAACAAAGCGAAGCTTCTATATTTGAATAACTGTTATAAAGAGGCTCTATCATGTATTGAATATGGAAATAGAGTAGATAGGTGTATGTCTTGCTATAACGATTTGGAGCAATTAAAACAACAGATAATATACGAACATCCCGAACTGAATGAATAA
- a CDS encoding phage integrase SAM-like domain and Arm DNA-binding domain-containing protein, translating to MKNEKSTFSVLFYLKKDKMKKNGLVPIHARITINGKQTQFNTKLEVLETNWKSGRAIGKSMEIQRLNSMLDDIKANIRSHFHNQLMRDSYVTPESVKNALLGKEEEALTIISFFEQHNNQYKKKVEAGEATPKTYSRYELKKLRLTQYLKDEYRVSDLPIRKINKVFIENFYLYIIKNHDCSPSTTSIILQCSFAKA from the coding sequence ATGAAAAATGAAAAGAGTACATTCAGCGTATTGTTTTACCTGAAAAAAGACAAGATGAAAAAGAATGGTTTAGTACCCATTCATGCCCGTATCACAATCAACGGCAAACAGACCCAATTCAATACCAAGTTAGAGGTCTTAGAAACTAACTGGAAATCCGGCAGAGCCATAGGCAAATCTATGGAGATACAAAGGCTTAATTCCATGCTGGACGACATCAAAGCCAATATCCGTTCACACTTCCATAACCAGTTGATGCGTGACAGTTATGTTACCCCCGAAAGCGTGAAAAATGCACTATTGGGAAAAGAGGAAGAAGCACTGACTATCATTTCCTTTTTCGAGCAGCATAACAATCAGTACAAGAAAAAGGTCGAAGCAGGGGAAGCCACCCCGAAAACGTATAGCAGATACGAACTGAAAAAGTTACGCCTGACCCAATACCTGAAAGACGAATATCGTGTATCGGATTTGCCCATCCGCAAAATCAACAAGGTATTCATTGAGAACTTCTACCTATATATAATAAAGAACCACGATTGTTCACCGTCCACCACTTCTATAATATTGCAGTGTTCGTTTGCTAAAGCCTAA
- a CDS encoding helix-turn-helix domain-containing protein, giving the protein MDSQEVCVRLNISLRTLQTLRDNGKLPYSQIQHKFFYKPKDVGALLTFVGLQRKE; this is encoded by the coding sequence ATGGACAGCCAAGAAGTGTGTGTCAGATTGAATATTTCTCTACGAACGTTACAAACCTTAAGAGATAATGGCAAATTACCTTATTCTCAAATTCAGCATAAATTTTTCTATAAGCCAAAAGATGTTGGAGCCCTATTAACTTTTGTAGGGCTACAACGAAAAGAGTAA
- a CDS encoding IS110 family RNA-guided transposase yields MAKKAKKVKTAKGAELRIVNPDAAGIDIADGIMQVCVPADRSKDNNRAFGAYTSDLHAISAWLRECGIKTVAMESTGVYWIPLFCRLQEDGLDVVLTNARDVKNITERKTDESDAEWLMLQHQYGLLKASFQPHNDAKRMRTLTRHRDTLSREASSIVLRMQKAMQQMNIKLTLVPSDITGKSGIRIIEAILAGERDPKRLAELADIQCKTPKEEIAKALEGNWEEDLMFVLRQNYDTFKHYCTQLGECDAELEKLMENYRAEVAKVEETSYSPAKKRRDYKKTRHTVGFDVERKAYEMWGVNVFEIPGISHLTALELMNELGHDFTRKFPSSKQFCCWCNISPNTKISGGKRISSHVPHRRNNVGLIFRSIASSLANAKNQLGNFYRRIRSRAGGKAAVIATAHKVAEIFFAMVANQTTYNPEKVGIDEKVLLEKRIMRYKRELERITGTHIEIGNACVP; encoded by the coding sequence ATGGCAAAGAAAGCAAAAAAAGTCAAGACCGCCAAAGGTGCGGAACTTCGGATAGTCAATCCCGATGCGGCGGGGATAGACATCGCAGACGGTATCATGCAGGTCTGCGTTCCTGCTGACCGCTCCAAGGACAATAACCGTGCGTTCGGAGCATATACATCCGACCTGCATGCCATCTCGGCATGGCTCAGGGAATGCGGCATAAAGACAGTCGCGATGGAATCCACCGGGGTTTACTGGATACCGCTGTTCTGTCGTCTTCAGGAGGACGGGCTGGATGTCGTATTGACCAACGCAAGGGACGTGAAGAACATAACGGAGAGGAAAACCGACGAGTCGGATGCCGAATGGCTGATGTTGCAGCACCAGTACGGGTTGCTCAAGGCAAGTTTCCAACCGCACAACGACGCCAAACGGATGAGGACACTCACCCGTCATCGTGACACCCTCTCCCGTGAAGCCTCAAGCATAGTCCTGCGTATGCAGAAAGCCATGCAGCAGATGAATATAAAACTTACGCTTGTCCCGTCTGACATTACGGGAAAATCCGGCATACGTATCATCGAGGCCATTCTTGCAGGTGAACGTGACCCCAAGAGACTTGCGGAATTGGCTGACATCCAGTGCAAAACCCCGAAAGAGGAAATAGCCAAGGCGCTTGAGGGCAACTGGGAAGAAGACCTCATGTTTGTCCTCAGGCAAAACTATGATACCTTCAAACATTATTGTACCCAACTTGGCGAGTGCGATGCAGAGCTGGAGAAACTCATGGAAAACTACCGTGCGGAGGTTGCCAAAGTGGAAGAGACTTCATATAGCCCGGCAAAAAAACGCCGCGATTATAAAAAGACTAGGCATACCGTGGGCTTCGACGTGGAAAGGAAGGCATACGAAATGTGGGGAGTGAACGTTTTTGAGATACCGGGCATAAGCCACCTGACCGCACTTGAACTGATGAATGAACTGGGGCACGACTTTACCCGGAAGTTCCCGTCTTCCAAACAGTTCTGCTGTTGGTGCAACATCTCACCGAACACCAAGATATCAGGAGGAAAAAGAATATCAAGCCACGTGCCACACCGTCGGAACAATGTCGGGTTGATTTTTAGAAGTATCGCTTCTTCGCTCGCCAACGCGAAGAACCAATTGGGGAACTTCTACCGCAGAATACGTTCACGGGCCGGAGGTAAAGCCGCAGTCATAGCCACTGCCCACAAGGTCGCCGAGATATTCTTTGCCATGGTTGCAAACCAAACAACTTATAATCCGGAAAAAGTAGGTATAGACGAGAAAGTATTACTTGAAAAGCGGATTATGAGATACAAACGTGAATTAGAACGAATTACAGGGACACATATAGAAATTGGCAATGCATGTGTTCCATAG